The genome window ATGTGGTGTTGTGGATGCAGTGCAGGCTTGGTCTGATGGAGTCCTGGATTCAAATTCAGCAGTAAAGCACCTGATTTGCATGCCAAAGATCCCACATTTGGTCCTTAGGGTCTCCTGTTCAAGATCTGGTCTACGGGCAGAATTAGTATAACATAGTGGATAGCACATTGTTTTGTGACTGGAAGAGTGATGGATACAGATCATTCTTGCGCCTCAGAATTCTACCAGCTCCTTAGCTACATTCACAAACCAGGCCTGAAAGTTTGCACCTCAAACTATTGTCTTATATTTGCTGGCTGATGCACGGTTAGCTGTCCAGCACACCCTTTAAGATCCTCTTCCAAAGCTTCGTGGCTCTGCCTGTAGGGAGGAGTTGAGTGGCAAAGAGAAATGAGGTTTTTTCACCTCACCTTGGGAATATTCTCCCTGAAGTGTTCTGGAACCttcttttctgtctcttcatATGCCTACCCAAAGCATTATTTTTAACCCTGAGGGGTTCCAGCTTTTAAAGCTGATTTTGCGGAATGCTTCTAAGCTGTGGACTGCTTTACAGATCGCATTCTAGGCTACGATATTCTGTTTTTATGACTTCTGTTTACTGTTGCTGGCAGGCCAAATAGCTCAAGCTgctcagagcttggaagctatgCAGGCTGGGTcacaggatgggagaccaccaaggaagattggggttgctatgcaagggaaggcaatgacaaaccacctctgcccctcTCTTGTCTTGAACACCCTGTGGGTGGGGCTCATCATGAGTTATTTGTACAAATGATGATGCATGATTCATTCTTTAGTAGAGATCATTTGATGGTGCGTTTCTGATTTTATGATCTTGTTTTCTGAGCCAGCTCGAGAAGGTCTCTCACACAAGACGTTTtctacatgtatttattttatttatttgttacttttatatactgccctccacTGGAAGAGCTcaggacagtgtgtaacaggtaCCATGACAGTaatgaaaatcaataaaaccaataatataGTCTACAGTCTTTGGGGTCAGTTGAGGATTGCATCTGTTTTCATTTGGCGGACATAAACACAACGATTACATATAAGGTGGCATTTTTGTGTATTTATCAATTAAATTAAGGAAATTGCCACCCTCAAAAGTAAATCTGTCTGTCCTACCTACAGAATTGATTATGgtgttttatcttattttattttgtggtatCTCTTTTATTAATATGGTTTTCGGTTCTGTTAAGGCCCATGGCTAtaacatttaataaatatttacatttatattcttATCATATTTTGGCACTATTCTAACATCCAAGGGATAGCACATCAAATTCAGACTCTCGAAAAGACACCAAACCACATCATAAGGGAGgaaaatgggagagagggagtttGCAGCCTGAATGACATTTCTTGAAAGatgttggccccttccacacacgcaaaataatgcgttttcaaaccactttcacaactgtttgcgagtggattttgctattccgcacagcttcaaagagcactgaaagcagtttgaaagcgcattattctgcatgtgcggaatgagccgttaTCAAGtatcccctcccttcttcccctttgtgcgttaagaagaagaagaagaagaagagtttggatttatatccccccccctttctctcctgtaaggagactcaaaggggcttacaatctcctttcccttcccccctcacaacaaacaccctgtgaggtaggtggggctgagagagctccgagaagctgtgactagcccaaggtcacccagctggcgtgtgtgggagtgtacaggctaatctgaattccccagataagcctccacagctcaggcggcagagcggggaatcaaacccagttcctccagattagatacacaagctcttaacctcctatgccactgctgctcctaagttcCATTCTCTTACACATTTAACTCCATTCTCTCAGGTGTCGGGCAAGAAGCCAATACAAAGGGAATCATCGTACTATCACAAGATGCTCACTTGCAGAATTCTTAGCCTGCTGATGGCTTGCGTAAGCCTCATCTGTCTACTAATGGCTCTGGTGACTGACTATTGGCTAGTGGTCTATGGAGGAAAGGATATAGCTCACAGTGGACTCTGGAAGACATGCATAGCAGGACGCTGCTTTGCACCCACTGCGCCTTATGGTAAGGCCACGACAGTGATCTCAAATGTAGCTTATGGGATCCCTGCACAGAGACAAATTAGCTCCCCAAGTTACTGCCCTAACCTAGGGCTgcacgctgctctgagcgcgcggcatccctggcgcgcgtccggGCGTCCCCAAAACCCCGcgtctgcgcggggtcatccaaaggcgccgttttcaccagcaccagggatgccgcgcgctgagcgggcacaagagaggcagcgtcggggcggctgcgctgttgccgcccctgacgtggggagtgcagtgggaccccgcgctacttgcggagagtagcacggggcttaaggtaagtggggaaagggccctagatggCTAAAGCTAGCCTTatttcagctctcagaagctgagtGGGATTGGccacggttagtacttggaaggaacGAAGGAAATCCAGCACTACTATGCAGAGTCAGGAAATGGAAACATAAACCACCTCTCTTCATCTCtagcctttaaaaccctacaaggttctgtaagtcagctgcagcttgacagcattttccactacCCAGTTAGTCATCTGAACAAATGCTCCCCAGTGGCGTCCTGCTAATGGGGATATGTGGTATCCTATGTCCCTGGGTGCGTGCCATTTCATCACATAACGAAATGGCATGTGCCTGAGctgcccactgccaagccccgcctccgcccccacccctttcccgCCCTCtctgcagactggctcctgccctctccagagaCGGGGGGCGGGGCACCACAGCAAGCAGCTCAggctggcccaggctggcccaggaggaaGCCCAGGCTGGGCCAGGAGCCAACCTGCTGCTGCAGCGCCCATCCGAGATGCccttgagccccaccctcccccagccaccctgctggctctagtaagtggggggaagggggcagagagcctggtgggaggggtggggaggcggtcatgcccttGACATCATTTAGGCCCAATACACCACTGATGTTCACCTATCCACAATTCTTTTAAGAAGTTTTAAGAATTCATTCTTTATTGCTATTTATTTTGCAGATTACATTGTGGCCACCCGCGCGTTCCTGATCTTAGCCTCCCTGGCAGCTCTGGCATCCTCTGTTTCTCTTAGTGCTTCATTCACACAATGCACCCTCTACAACGTGCGGGGTTCTTTCATCGGTTCCATTACTGCTTTTGCGGCTGGTAGGTTGCAAACTGGCTAGCTACAGATGGCGCAGGATACAATAAACGTCGTGGTATCATGTTCGACACTGGACGGCTCAGGCCTAAGGGTCAAGGCATGGGAGGTTACTAGATAGGGCTGTCAGGTGACTTGACAACTAGCAGGGGAACTTAATGCCCATGGGGGAGGCCTAGCCTAGCATCGCAGTGACATTGCTAGccatgtggtgatgtcacttccgccATGCACCGGaactgatgtcatcacattgctggTGCCATGGGGCACTGGTATCAGGCCAAAataagctgtttttaccatagaacttttgcccaaataccagactATTTTGTGTTGTCGTTGGTCTACAATGGCACTGAATACCAGAAGTGAGGTAGCGGCCACATTGGGCTAGGCCTCTCACAACTGCTGAAAAGTGTCCCTGCCACCTGATTGATGGCAAAGGCCCACAGCTGAGGGTAGAGAGATCTTCCACAGGCAAGAACTTGTCATCAGAAAAAAGGCTAAGGGTCAACTGAGCCCTTCaatagaagaacagttggatttctatcccccccccctttctctcctgtacggagattcaaaggggctgacaatctcctttccctcccccctcacaacaaccaccctgtgaggtaggtggggctgagagagttcagaagaactgtgactaacccaaggtcacccagctggcatgtgttggagtgcacaggctaatctgaattccccagataagcctccacagctcaagcagcacagtggggaatcaaacccggttcttccagattagagtgcacctgctgttaaccgctacgccactgctgctctctatgaATACTCCTATAAGGAGGTAGAGATGGAAGCCCTGCCCCTCTAACAGCAGGATACCATGTCTTAAAGAGGCCTTGCCATTACTGCGTCCACTTCAACGGGGTTGGATCTTTCATGGTCTCCTAAGGCTTgaggttttattttgtgtgtcGATCATCAACATTCTATTTCCAAAATGGTGTTTCAACTCTCAGAGGGTTAAGAGAGGTAAAAACAGTCCATACTGATTTTCTGAAATCCCAGTGAAATGGGCTTAGCTTATTTCTCTTGGAAGAGCATTCCAAAAATGAAGACCACCCTTACCAGAAACAAcaggtgaagacagatgtaatATAGAACAGGGGTCCTCAATATAGTACCCAGGGtcaccatggcacccactgacactttttctggtgcccgccaagtgcttaaggaaagtgggcagggctaggTGGGGTTTTTGCCCAACAGGGCTTCTGCTTAAAATGTGTCCTATTATATagaatttctgcctgaaatgttgaagaggtcCTATTGTAATTCTGTATAACCTCATTCActggcattttgtggttggctcaaccttctgtggcagccattttgtgactgtgcccaccacaccctgtgtcagaattcccaaaataccgggacaaattgtttaaaggcgggactgtcccgccaaaagcgggacgtctggtcagcctattgtaAGCACAATCCTTAGACACAGAGAAGAGCATATACAACTGATGCTGCAGGGATGAAATGATGAATAGGCATGCCTATTACTTTTGAGGCTGAATTAACCTCTCACCTGCTTCTTTGCAGGACTATGCACGCTTATTGCTGTTGCTGTGTATGTGGCAGAATCCTGGGAAAACAGTGACTCCAGTATCCAGCAGACTTACGAGTGGTCATTCTACCTAGCATGGGCGGCATTTCCCATGCTTCTAATGGCTGGTGAGCTCAGCAGTCAAGGCGTTCTGTTGCAGGAAGGctaaaaaatgggggaaatattcattcattcattcattcaatcaatcaatcaatcaatcaatcaatcaatcaatcaatcaatcaatcaatcaatcaatcaatcaatcaatcaatcaatcaattttataggccacctcatccctgaAGAGctctaggcagctcacaacaaccccaaatGACACaacaaatccaattaatccaatagaatacataaaccatctaaaaggccattgcgttcacatcctacatgtgagctcccaaaggcacctggtgggccactgcgagtagcagagagctggactagatggacttt of Sphaerodactylus townsendi isolate TG3544 linkage group LG06, MPM_Stown_v2.3, whole genome shotgun sequence contains these proteins:
- the LOC125435468 gene encoding protein NKG7-like, which codes for MLTCRILSLLMACVSLICLLMALVTDYWLVVYGGKDIAHSGLWKTCIAGRCFAPTAPYDYIVATRAFLILASLAALASSVSLSASFTQCTLYNVRGSFIGSITAFAAGLCTLIAVAVYVAESWENSDSSIQQTYEWSFYLAWAAFPMLLMAGIFSLLLHLRSPAPGYGNI